One part of the Malus sylvestris chromosome 2, drMalSylv7.2, whole genome shotgun sequence genome encodes these proteins:
- the LOC126613827 gene encoding codeine O-demethylase-like isoform X6, producing the protein MAMTNVQEMSMNGEQPPAEYIVKESKFGSIDSSPPLADEIPIIDISLFSPLSAQYSEQAENHELQKLRSALSSAGCFQAIGHGISDSLLDKVCEAAKQFFALPVEEKEKYSRAVHGGAEGYGNDVVVSEKQVLDWSYRLTLRVFPENQRRLHLWPQNPNDFGEMLHEYATKVKLMMGIVFKAMAKSLNLEDNSFAKQLFGDQSLMQARFNFYPPCSRSDLVLGVKPHTDRSGVTCLLQDKDVEGLQVLIDGKWVRVPIVPHAIVLNLGDQMQIMSNGIYKSPMHRVVTNGEIMRLSVALFNEPDPETQIGPVEDLIDETRPRLYKNVKNYGRINYECYQRGEIALETVRV; encoded by the exons ATGGCCATGACCAATGTCCAAGAAATGTCTATGAATGGTGAGCAGCCACCTGCTGAATATATTGTTAAAGAAAGTAAGTTTGGATCCATAGATTCTTCTCCACCATTGGCTGATGAAATCCCCATCATTGATATCAGTCTCTTCTCCCCATTATCTGCTCAATATTCTGAACAAGCAGAAAATCATGAGCTACAGAAACTCAGATCAGCACTCAGCTCGGCAGGATGCTTCcag GCAATAGGCCATGGGATTTCGGATTCACTTCTTGACAAGGTATGTGAAGCAGCAAAACAATTCTTTGCACTTCCAGTAGAGGAGAAGGAAAAATACTCCCGCGCAGTTCATGGCGGAGCCGAAGGATATGGGAACGATGTCGTAGTATCGGAAAAGCAAGTTCTTGACTGGTCCTATCGTCTCACTCTCAGGGTCTTCCCAGAAAACCAAAGAAGGCTTCATCTTTGGCCTCAAAATCCAAATGATTTTGG AGAGATGTTACACGAATATGCAACGAAGGTAAAGTTGATGATGGGTATTGTGTTCAAGGCAATGGCAAAGTCGTTGAATTTGGAAGATAACAGCTTTGCAAAGCAGCTGTTTGGAGACCAATCCCTGATGCAAGCAAGGTTCAACTTCTATCCTCCGTGCTCGAGATCTGACCTCGTCCTCGGCGTCAAGCCTCACACGGATAGGTCCGGCGTGACATGTCTCTTGCAAGACAAGGATGTGGAAGGCCTTCAAGTTTTGATAGATGGAAAATGGGTTAGAGTCCCCATTGTTCCTCATGCTATCGTTCTTAATCTTGGCGATCAGATGCAGATCATGAGTAATGGTATTTACAAGAGCCCAATGCACAGGGTGGTGACAAATGGAGAGATTATGAGGCTATCAGTTGCTTTGTTCAATGAACCCGATCCTGAAACCCAGATTGGTCCCGTCGAGGACTTGATCGACGAGACAAGGCCGAGGTTGtacaaaaatgtcaagaattATGGTCGTATTAACTACGAATGCTATCAGAGAGGGGAAATTGCACTCGAAACAGTCAGAGTCTAA